TCTCACATTTTACGTCCATTCTACCATCATTCTTATCTTCTGTTTCTTCTTTATAACTACGTCCTAATCATCTTCATCTTTAACACTTTTTTCCCTTTAACACTTCTTCTTTGTCTTCTATTATCCTTATTCTTGTCAAATCCGTTTCTGTCTCATTCAAACATCGCAATTCCAGTCTTCTTCTTACATTTTACGTCCTCTCTACCTTCAAcccttcttctttttctttttttagataCCATCTCGAAAGGAAGATATTTCAGCAACTACTCGAACTAAAACGTCACCAGATCCGAGCCGGTCAACACAACGAAGCCGTTTTAGTCAAAAGAGCCGTAGAAGCTTATCACAAATCTTGCGCTTCGACTGTAGGCGTCGGCCGTTATACAACCGAAGATTACACATTCAAAAGCTTCGAAAAATTCTTATACGAAGCTCTGAGGAAATTACAGAAAAACGGCGCCGAATATATGCGCGGTCTTCCCGCCAATCCCTTGTTATGTACCAAAAGTACCAATCGATGTATGCACGCCGCGCACGCGTACACCGGCGTTCCTTGCGCGGCTTATCGTAAGTACATCATCAATTTCTATCGTCTCACGTcgatttcgtttgttttttttctttttcaaatttcagtaCCGAAAATGGATCATCACTCGATACCGAAAATTGGTTTCGATTCAGTGGATTGTAAACCGGGTACCGGCCGGTTTTTACCGACAATTAACCCTAAAAAAACGGTAACTTTGGAATTAACCCACGGGACTGATAAACAAGTTATTTCTTTACCTACCAATAAACTTGATCAAAACAAAAGGTACTACGTCACTTTTACCGTTAAAGGACACGAAGCAATCTCCGATGATAGTAATAATGATAAGAAAAAAGTATCGGCTCATAAACATTCGAAAAGCGATTAAAATCGACTGTATTACGTAATAATCGATTTGTGGTAAGTATCTTAAACTGTGTCGTAAATCTAACTTTTGACAACTATAATTTTACGTTCTGTGCAGCTAACTAGAAGTTCTGTGTCGATTGATGTCGTGTTCCGTCCTACAATGTATCATCGTATTAGTCGTTTCGAAACTTCGGCCATATTGTCTCGTATTCAAGAgcttttttcgtttttgttgttttcGAATTTTAAAAGTGTTTGAAGTTGTTGTTTACTTTCGCACAACACTGTATATTAGTGTAACGGGGTGTAACAAAAAAGTAGGTGATAAATTGAACCACACTTTCTGCCGTTGCAACGGACATGAATCTCTTTGAGTAAATGTGCACAAAAGAAAGTGCACAGCTCTCGAAAgatcaattttgaattgaaaattttaaaagtttttttatagcAGTATCTGCAAAAGAACAGTGAAGAAATTGATAACTTTGAGTCTTCCCCAAACCTTCATAAAGGGTTTCCGTTTTCCagaatacatatttttcaacgttttcaaTTGGTTTCTgatgaaatttaattgaaatttcattgattCGATGCCTTTTGCTTGATGTCTTCGATTATCTCACCTAAAGACACTTCTTCTACAACAAAAGTCTTCAAAATAGTCATTGGGGTTGAGATCTGGTCTTCTAGATATCCAAGACGTTAAGTTTCTTACGAAATCTAATTGAAATTCTtcgattatttctattaatttgcTTCATCTAGTTTCATCTAATTTCTATAGTTCCCAATTTAAATTTTCCAAGTGTTTTCCTTCTAAAAACACGTGGTTTAGTTAAAGATCTATCTTTTtattacaccctgtatattgataaTGAATTGTACGTTGAAAAggagtttatttatttgaacattgatataatgtatatattttaaattttcgttaAGAATTTCgttgttatttttctatatttattacGTTGGCAACTTTCCTgattgaaacaccctgtatataattatatctATACAGATTTGGACTCTTGTTGTTTATTTTATCAGTAAAGCTGCCAGCTGTGGTTATCTAAATTACGAGGGTGCCTGGAAAGTATCcgacttaataataataattataaacttaGTTCTagccttttttaaaattatttctctacCTAGTAAAAAGAAAAAGTCTATGGGGGATAGATAAGGCTAACCAATTCGAAATTTAATGGAGACTAgaaaattttgagttaaaaaaaatatgaaacatccaaatataaaaaaaaattaaaaaagttgtgGTCGGAAAACTTTACAGACAAACCTTGTATTTCGGAATACGTTTTATTTGAATTGGATTGGATTAAttccaacaaaattttaataaaacattatatttcattaatggactttttttcacttaaatctGCTACATAATCCTTAATTTCCTTGGTATTTTCAATAACTCCtgtttttcaacaatttttccaaattttcttatcaattccGCTgaatttctaaacattttaatttcaaattctaCGCTTACATATTTTACATTATGGTTCGTACGAAgctaaaattatagaaaattttatgcccTATAACAATTTGAAAgtagattttcgaaaaaaaaatgtttccagcCCCTAATATTTCCAGAAATTGTCGAAAATTCTGGAAATTCGAAATGGTGGTCACGTAAACTAACTATCTAATTCCGCTGTCACATTTGACACTTCAAGTCACTTATTGACATTTTGTTCATAACCTCAATATATTagttttgaaaagtatttatatgGAAACTATACGTAATTATTTTGAAGGaagatttattaattattgtaaaaactgatctttggaaacaaaattatataaaacgcACGTTTAGGGCGCCCTCTTGGCGGGCAGTCTccttatttaatagccagacctcttTTCATAACGAATTacgtaaataatttgattaattttaacaatttcgaGATGtaggatataaaaaaaaattcgaaaaatcgATTGGGGATTAGATTATTCCCATTTTCGTGGGCGCGCGTTGAGTTTAAAGTATTGCGAAAGCGCGTgggatattaaataaaattgaaaccccttgtataataataaaaaaaccaaattttcgaGTGCCAAACTGATAGAAATTGtccaatttccaaattatatttattaaaagctTCAATGTTTGAATAGAACTCtattcaaaaaacgtttttcaacattcaaCAGATTTCAGAAATTAATTTTGCTTAAAACTCTTCTCtacacaatttattaataactataaaatttctCATGTTTCATATATAAACATCATAATTTGGAACTATAAGGATTTATTTTATGCATTTCGTCCCAAAAAAGCATAGATTTCGTTTCGGGATGTTCCTCGTACAATTTAAATTCATCTCCGATATCGAAAACACGAAATTTACTTTTTGTAATCGGCAGCCATTGATTGTTTActaaataatcttttttatcaatagtcGGTTTTCCGAATTTCGCAAAATTCGACCATAACCTAACAGTTTTCCTGATAGCCAATTCTTCTTTGCTACCCTCTTCAACTTCTGGTACAAAATCACTTTTAAAAAGATAACCACAATCGTCGGCGTGCGCAGCACCTAAAACCAAACATTTTTATACGAGGTaacgttaaaaaaatgaacagattgatttttaatacattaattgttttatttttggaataattatacaaaaactagTGGAATTTGGACACTTTAAGGGTTGTAAAATGATGATAGATGATCAAAAACGATCGTAAAATATAGTGAATAGCAAAATTTCCAAGGAAAACCGTACTTCAAAGAAAATCTATCGAAATATAAACTGCAGTTGAAGAAACCGCTGGGATCTTACACAAACACTTAAAAACGTATGAAATTGTCCAAAAAAAGCTCAAAATATGCTTTTTTCGAATACTTTTTGGAGTTACCTGGATCCGAAATTCCGTAACTGTTTTTAAGAACATTCAATTCGGTATCGAAGAGAAATCTGTAGAAAAAAATCGGATGTTGATTGGTTTCTACGTGTAGCTTTGCCGTTTTATAAACCTCGTAGAGAAAATAATTGTCTGTATACaactaaaatcaaattttttcatcaaaatatatccaaatataaaATAGCATAGTTTATACGAgttctggttattaaataacgtgaCTGGTTACGTTGTTTTCCATTGATCCAAGCAGAGCTCTGCTtaaccgcttccatcgactcaaatcgggtccctttcgcAGCAGATCTTTTCCTAAGTTATCCGAGCAGACCCCTCGACGAAAGAACTCGTTTTAGGACGGTTATAGACGAGATATTTAGATACCCCTCCTGTTTAGGAAGCTTTCTaagcgcgcagtctcgttatttaacaACCAGACTTCGTATAATGTATACCTTATATATTTGATCGATATTTTCCAATGGATCGTTATCgccgaaataaaattttttcactctATCAGCTGCTTCCTTATGTAAATTGCTACCGATTCTTAAATTCACAGATCTCGGTATCAGCGTTTCGGGTACtaaaaccaaattatttttggCGTTGGTGCAAATAGAATATATAAACATCCCTTCTCTAGATAAACAACCAATCATCATCGGTACTTTGTTATATTTTCCGGATTTAATTATATCTATAGGATCTTCGGTAAGAAAAGCCGGTTCTTTGGTACTTTTTTCTATAACTGGTCCGTATGGAAATAATTCTCCAATTGCGTACAGctagaaaataaattcattataagtagaaaaaaaaatatatatcaaatataaccACCCCAATTAATCTTCAATGTGAACTAAAGAGAtatattattagagtttttctcaaatttgaatGGTAAATTAGGGACCCAAATCAAATTTATAGACGAGTTTATCAGGAAATCTTCGGTAAAGCAAATTCTGTCATTAGAACCCTTGCGAATCGGCCTATTTCAAGTCTATAACTGAGCTCTTCCTTCTGTCATTAAAACCTTTTCGCATCGGCCTATTTTAAGTCTATAACTGAGCTCTTCCTTCTGACATTAGAACCCTTGTGGCACGATCTACGTTAAGTCTATAAACGAACTCTTTCCACTGTCACTAGAACCTTTGAGATACGATCTAAGTTAAGTCTATAACCGAGCTCTTCCTTCTGTCATTAGGAACCTTTGAGACATGGTCTACGTTAAGTCTATAAACGAACTCTTTCCACTGTCATTAGAACCTTTGCGATACGGTCTAAGTTAAGTCTATAACCGAGCTCTTCCTTCTGTCATTACAACATTTTCGAATCGGGCTACATTAAGTCTATAGCGGAGCTCTTCCTAAAGTGAAAAAATACTGTCATTAGGTCCCTTGCGACACGGTCTGTATCAGATTTATAGACGAGATCTTTCCGATTAGAATATTTTCGGTAATTGCTGCATTAGCTGCTTCAATCATGTTATTTGATTTTGAGCGGAGACACATACAATCGATTCTTGACTGAGCTCCAAAGGTACAAAACGCAAGGCGtcaaaaatggtgaaagtttagGACATTAAAAGCAATCTATCTGTCATTAAAATCCATACTATCAATCTTGAAATCGTACACGGATTTTCAACAGAGATAAAAGCTATTTCTATAGTCTATCAATTTAAGAAGAACCAGTTGTTATagctttaccaaaaaaataaagtctATAAATCTGCTGCTGAAATATAGGgtgaaaaaactcaatttttaggggattttttttaacttatacCATCTATTGATGATTTTCAGTACACCATAAATATCAAGGTGATGTCTACGTGTAAATTGTTTGAGTTGCtctttcttttaatattttaaaagaccAATAACGAAGTTCCttaaaataattagtaaatattgaaaaattagggttaacctcaaaaaaatcgttcattttcatttaatctATAGttcattatgaaaattaattctcACCCCCGgtaatttctttattgtttcttCTAATTCATCCAAAGTTAATTGCTGTAAATGTTTAACGAGCTCCTTGTCACTGTTGGTGAATATACCGGCTTTTTGAGCGAAAATGTGAGCTGTCACTTTATTAGGCAACGCCCAACCGTTTGTGGCACAACCACTCTGTAGAATAGCTTTATGGAATaaacctaaaaatattattcgacgtttttataatgaatagttttcgTACAAACCTCGTAGTATGTGAGTTTCGTGGGTTGTTACAAATCGggttaatttttatacaaattttggCTCTTGACACCAAAAAATCACCACCACGACACCATCTGATTATTGCTTTGATTCAGCCAAGAagttttccattttaaaaattcgtttttttttcatattcagtaaaaaaaaataaactttaccCTTTGCCATTGGGGATAATATTAGTAGATGTACAGAGGCGGCTCCGGCACTTTCGCCAAATATCGTAACGTTATTAGGATCACcagaaaactgttttatattaTCTTGCACCCATTTCAACGCCATTACCATATCTTTAAAAGCCGCGTTGCCTGGTACTCCAGCTTCTGGATCTTCTAAAGCCAAAAAACCTTAAAAATAACAGATTTCTACACGCTTCTATATtacgaattatatttttttacctaACGGTCCTAAACGATAATTTATTGTGACTAATACGACGTTTTCCTGTATCAAATAATCCGGTCCGTAGAGTTTATTAGTACTAGAACCAGTCGTAAATCCCCCTCCATGTATCCAAAACATTAcaggttttaatttttcactacaaatctttgataaaaaaatattatttctacaaTAGTTTGTATATCTTTACTTACATCCCTTGTATATACATTGAGGTATAAACAATCTTCCGAACCGGAAAATTCCATGAATTGTCTAGCGAAACATTCGTTGCCTTCCTCGGTGGCATTCCGAACGCCTTTCCATTTTTCAGGTGGTTGTGGAgcctcgaaaaaaaaatttaaataaataaaaatacatcgAAATGTACGCCTATGATATTAAAATCTCGTTATAATTAATAGAGTATTTAATATCGTTATTTTATCACTTAAAACTGTACCATCTCTATTCTATAACGTTATTTCGATTTACCTTAAATCTTAGTTCTCCTAATGGGGGTTTTGCGTATGGTATACCGaggaaattataatattttttaccatACACGTCGTCAagtatttttcctaataattttccttgttttaCCTGTACAATGGGTTGCGACATTTTCGATGTATCGAACTAAAATTACAACTGGACGAgtagataattttatagaaatcaaACACTTCACTTTCGACAGTTATCGCTGGTAAACCTTGGACTCGCTAGTTATTTCGTGAAACCAGGAGCGTAGCAAACTTTTATTCATCAAATTGAATGTGAATAATCGATAACTGTTTCGATTGGGAACATGTTAAACGTTCGATGTCAACACTTCTTTGTTTATTGTGTCTTATGACaggtatattttcgaaataagaGCTATTTCGGATGCTAAAAACTGCCTTAGGTCACACACGTTATTATAATGGCCGAAATTGATGAATCAATGTTTGAATTACTATCTATTTTCAGGATTTAGTCCCTTTGGATCATTTTCGGTACCCAGATTTGAGAAAAAGGCTCGGcgatcaaagattttccaatattaGGCGATTACTTCCACTGGTCTCTGTCTCTAGCATCTCTACACCTATTTTCTTTTCAAGCCAACCCAAAAATTGCAAAAACCTCGAAAAAGTTCACATCCAGTCTATAGCCGAGCTATTTTCTTTGTCATTAGAACCTTTGCAAATCGGCCTAAATCACGTCGAGGGGTCGATTTTAACGGTTcaaatgaatgaaaacaaataaaacgtaCAAATacctataacttttttattacaaaatcgaattttaaataaataaattcataaaaataataatactagtACTACGTATCGGGAAAATCGAGTAATTATACTATgacattgttatttttttacattcccacattttttatcaacttttatcTTATATTTCATATCTTAACCTAAAATCAcataatttgaaactaaattttataagttttataCATATCTTCCCAAAATTTCACTCTTTTCTCCTCAAAGTTTTTGGTAATAGTAATTCTTCTattaatatcgaaaatatttgcTATACTTTCATCCTGCACCGTATTCCAAATCGTATTATCGAAAATTTCTTCAGGTTTCGGCGTAGGATTACCAAATCTTGCGAAATCCGTCCAAAGTTTAACAAACCTCCGTATATATTTATCTTCTTCGCTACCCCTAACGATACTCGGGTTAATATGAGTGCTAAACAGGTAAAACAGATCGTCGGCGTGcgatacaccctgtatatgctTCACTGGAAGTTTTTCTCGTAGGTTTTGAAAGAATGTCTTCAAACTCGATCCACCAGAAATTTTCGTTAACGCCGATAGAACTAGCATCGTTTTCAGATGCTTAACTTCACAAACTTTCTTTAAGAAGTTTAAAGAACTCACTAAACTCATTCTGTAAACGTAAACGGGATTAGAACCGTGTcgtttcatcaattttatggttttttgGATACCATAAAGAAACTGCGTGTCGCTCAACATCTACAATTAAACAAGTTTCgttgtattattataattaaatagattCAAGACTTATAACTTACCACGTATCTATCgtttatgtttttttctgaTAGATCTCTGTCTTCGTAATAAAATTTCTGCATTTTCTGCGCTATTTCTTTAGCTTTTTCCGATTTTTGTGTAACATTCATATCGACCGGTATATCTCTTTCTAAATTTTCCGGAAGACCCGCGTCGTTTCTGGTTCTTCTCATTAGCTCGTACAAAAGACCTTCCATCGATGTATATCCTATTATACAAGGTACTTGATGGTATTTTccgtttttcattatttcttcgGGATTTTCAGTTAAAAACGCCCCTTCGTGCGGATATTCCACTACGGGAACGAATGGCCTTTGAAAACTAGCAAAAAATGc
The sequence above is drawn from the Diorhabda carinulata isolate Delta chromosome 6, icDioCari1.1, whole genome shotgun sequence genome and encodes:
- the LOC130895788 gene encoding uncharacterized protein LOC130895788 gives rise to the protein MSDEIVVNTDVGKIRGKLQRDYHDGIFYSFSGIPYAKPPIGELRFKAPEAAEPWEGVRDGTKEGYECPSLDLTFKYHIGHEDNCLNLNIYTKNFQRKNMQLIPKKPVMVFIHGGGFIYGSNKSQLIGPNYLMTENIVFVTINYRLGVFGFLSMTDQSLGVPGNAGLKDQVLALKWVQKHIDKFGGDPNNVTIFGESAGSASVHYLLLSPLSKGLFHKAIMQSGCAFNSWAKGTNNFKAIAKAMGYKDVDEKTVFQKLCRASAKSLVTAQCKIEDAFFASFQRPFVPVVEYPHEGAFLTENPEEIMKNGKYHQVPCIIGYTSMEGLLYELMRRTRNDAGLPENLERDIPVDMNVTQKSEKAKEIAQKMQKFYYEDRDLSEKNINDRYVMLSDTQFLYGIQKTIKLMKRHGSNPVYVYRMSLVSSLNFLKKVCEVKHLKTMLVLSALTKISGGSSLKTFFQNLREKLPVKHIQGVSHADDLFYLFSTHINPSIVRGSEEDKYIRRFVKLWTDFARFGNPTPKPEEIFDNTIWNTVQDESIANIFDINRRITITKNFEEKRVKFWEDMYKTYKIYYRLFTFNLMNKSLLRSWFHEITSESKFDTSKMSQPIVQVKQGKLLGKILDDVYGKKYYNFLGIPYAKPPLGELRFKAPQPPEKWKGVRNATEEGNECFARQFMEFSGSEDCLYLNVYTRDICSEKLKPVMFWIHGGGFTTGSSTNKLYGPDYLIQENVVLVTINYRLGPLGFLALEDPEAGVPGNAAFKDMVMALKWVQDNIKQFSGDPNNVTIFGESAGAASVHLLILSPMAKGLFHKAILQSGCATNGWALPNKVTAHIFAQKAGIFTNSDKELVKHLQQLTLDELEETIKKLPGLYAIGELFPYGPVIEKSTKEPAFLTEDPIDIIKSGKYNKVPMMIGCLSREGMFIYSICTNAKNNLVLVPETLIPRSVNLRIGSNLHKEAADRVKKFYFGDNDPLENIDQIYKLYTDNYFLYEVYKTAKLHVETNQHPIFFYRFLFDTELNVLKNSYGISDPGAAHADDCGYLFKSDFVPEVEEGSKEELAIRKTVRLWSNFAKFGKPTIDKKDYLVNNQWLPITKSKFRVFDIGDEFKLYEEHPETKSMLFWDEMHKINPYSSKL